Proteins encoded together in one Vitis vinifera cultivar Pinot Noir 40024 chromosome 4, ASM3070453v1 window:
- the LOC132252648 gene encoding uncharacterized protein LOC132252648 — translation MNMMRTPLLMSFFVFLQLLAILAHARTLSENSWNMFTQSTNLKMPTSLQPPSPVEKKKTGASTCAPESSSCSKFMRITQYQRPSTSPPPPPKSPFGPVPSSRPSPAECLRSSSTPLPRSTSPCLAKRLCIRFKKNYYGKRSSSSTPTSPASSSLVRHGKRIDSYPCSAKSLCNKFWNMMDNKRSSLSPPPPPIPHIPVVSWLKSPPSLSLASS, via the exons ATGAATATGATGAGAACTCCACTTCTCAtgtctttctttgtctttctTCAGCTTCTTGCTATTCTTGCTCATGCAAGAACTTTATCAG AGAATTCGTGGAATATGTTCACACAAAGTACTAATTTGAAGATGCCCACAAGTCTTCAACCTCCATCTCCagtagaaaagaagaaaacaggcGCCTCTACTTGTGCTCCAGAGAGTTCTTCATGCAGCAAATTCATGAGAATCACCCAATATCAAAGGCCCTCAACATCTCCCCCTCCACCCCCAAAATCACCATTTGGGCCCGTTCCAAGCTCAAGACCTTCTCCTGCAGAGTGTCTCCGCAGTTCGTCGACGCCCCTACCAAGAAGTACTTCTCCTTGTTTAGCAAAGAGACTATGCATTAGattcaagaaaaattattatggaAAGAGGTCGTCATCAAGCACTCCCACATCTCCTGCATCCTCATCGCTAGTGCGCCATGGAAAGAGAATAGATTCTTATCCTTGTTCAGCAAAAAGTCTGTGTAACAAATTCTGGAACATGATGGACAACAAGAGGTCATCACtttcaccaccaccaccaccaataCCACATATACCTGTAGTATCATGGTTAAAATCACCTCCTAGTCTGAGCCTAGCTTCATCCTGA